In Brachyhypopomus gauderio isolate BG-103 chromosome 11, BGAUD_0.2, whole genome shotgun sequence, a single genomic region encodes these proteins:
- the dyrk4 gene encoding dual specificity tyrosine-phosphorylation-regulated kinase 4 isoform X1: MNATDLTMDRQKLTREMLETLINERNQNVPLLIKAARPEGFPHPQRPQVEGTRLGSNRSLSQKCRTGTGTLPQLDPPVKQVVVTNGKLLHQSDGTLPNIVKQLVQNVQQSQEERMRPRPQFPTRFGSSVDNISESLTRSIINKFEKIRTYEGQRLPMSPSAALKHFQKQLSLYEQVEIVDYSEIWYLGLDAKKIEGTQETPNNSGYDDEHGNYLKVLHDHVAYRYEVLEVIGKGSFGQVLKCLDHKTNETVAIKVIRNKKRFHQQALVELKILDAVRRRDRDNCHNVIHMKEYFTFRGHLCISFELLGANLYELIKKNNFQGFSVALIRRFAHSLLKCLQMLHREKIIHCDLKPENILLCQRGQGNIKVVDFGSSCYEQQRVYTYIQSRFYRSPEVILGHPYSMAIDMWSLGCILAELYTGYPLFPGESEVEQIACIMEVLGLPPNDFVLTASRRRLFFDSKGNPRNITNSKGKKRRPDSKDLGSVLKTNDAMFLDFIQRCLVWDPTKRMTPDEAIQHEWIHEGRLNKLRPKTRPIRRPGEIENNYEYTFRRTATNRTGENSGPEDRRKRENTARGDLVESTERPRPIGASAEEDPSEGMAKSEMTDNKDSHTDSEPQSKPESDPEAKSDSGERTVEIILKPQSESSSDSEGQEPHHLPPVI; this comes from the exons ATGAACGCTACTGACCTAACGATGGACAGACA AAAGCTTACAAGAGAAATGCTGGAGACACTCATAAACGAGAGAAACCAAAATGTCCCACTGCTGATAAAG GCGGCCAGACCAGAGGGTTTTCCTCACCCGCAGAGGCCTCAGGTGGAAGGTACACGCCTGGGATCCAACCGCAGTCTCTCCCAG AAGTGCAGGACGGGGACTGGCACTTTGCCTCAGCTCGATCCACCAGTCAAGCAGGTGGTGGTGACCAATGGCAAACTCCTCCACCAATCAGATGGAACCTTACCCAACATTGTAAAACAGCTGGTGCAGAATGTCCAACAAAGTCAG GAGGAAAGGATGAGGCCAAGACCTCAGTTCCCCACACGCTTTGGCTCCTCGGTGGACAACATCTCAGAGTCGTTAACCAGAAGTATCATTAACAAGTTTGAGAAGATCCGGACCTATGAGGGACAGAGGCTGCCCATGTCTCCATCAG CTGCCCTGAAGCATTTTCAGAAGCAGCTTTCGCTATATGAGCAAGTGGAGATCGTGGATTACTCTGAGATCTGGTACTTGGGATTGGACGCCAAGAAGATTGAAGGCACTCAGGAAACTCCAAACAATTCTGGATACGATGATGAGCATGGAAACTACCTCAAG GTGCTTCATGACCACGTCGCCTACCGCTACGAAGTGTTGGAAGTGATTGGGAAAGGTTCCTTTGGACAGGTCCTCAAGTGCCTGGACCATAAAACAAATGAGACGGTGGCCATCAAGGTCATTCGCAACAAGAAGAG GTTCCACCAACAGGCTCTGGTGGAGCTGAAGATCCTGGATGCCGTGCGGAGGAGGGACCGCGACAACTGCCATAACGTCATCCACATGAAGGAGTACTTCACCTTTCGCGGCCACCTCTGCATCTCCTTCGAGCTGCTCGG AGCAAACCTGTACGAACTGATCAAAAAGAACAACTTCCAAGGCTTCAGTGTGGCTTTGATCCGGCGCTTTGCCCACTCTCTGCTCAAGTGCCTGCAGATGCTTCACCGAGAGAAAATTATCCACTGTGACCTCAAACCG GAGAATATTCTGCTCTGCCAACGAGGGCAAGGGAATATCAAGGTGGTCGACTTTGGCTCAAGCTGCTACGAGCAACAGAGAG TGTACACGTACATCCAGAGTCGTTTCTACCGCTCCCCAGAGGTGATCCTCGGCCACCCCTACAGCATGGCCATAGACATGTGGAGTTTGGGCTGCATTCTGGCTGAGCTGTACACGGGCTACCCGCTCTTTCCTGGAGAGAGCGAGGTGGAGCAGATCGCCTGCATCATGGAG GTTCTGGGCTTGCCTCCAAACGATTTTGTTCTGACGGCATCCAGGAGAAGGCTCTTCTTTG ACTCCAAAGGAAACCCCAGAAACATCACCAATAGCAAGGGGAAAAAACGCAGACCCGACTCCAAGGACCTTGGCAGTGTACTGAAAACCAACGATGCAATGTTTCTGGACTTCATACAACGCTGTCTAGT GTGGGACCCAACTAAGCGCATGACTCCGGATGAGGCCATACAGCACGAGTGGATCCACGAGGGACGCCTGAACAAACTCCGCCCTAAAACACGACCCATCAGGAGACCTGGGGAGATTGAAAACAATTACGAGTACACATTTCGAAGAACAGCCACAAACAGGACCG GAGAAAATTCTGGTCCAGAAGACAGACGGAAACGAGAGAACACAGCCAGAGGAGACCTGGTGGAGTCCACCGAGCGCCCGAGACCCATCGGAGCATCTGCAGAGGAGGACCCCAGCGAAGGAATGGCCAAGAGTGAGATGACAGACAACAAGGACAGCCACACAGACAGCGAGCCCCAGAGCAAGCCTGAGAGTGACCCAGAGGCCAAGTCCGACAGTGGGGAGCGCACCGTCGAAATCATCCTCAAACCTCAGTCCGAATCAAGCTCGGACTCGGAGGGGCAGGAGCCTCACCATCTACCACCTGTCATTTAA
- the ndufa9a gene encoding NADH dehydrogenase [ubiquinone] 1 alpha subcomplex subunit 9, mitochondrial — MAAVTLVSRPAGVLPRLSRTCCPVLQAAGPVAIQHRKIHHALIPKGKGGRSSFSGVAATVFGATGFLGRYVVNRLGRIGSQIVIPYRCDEYDLMHLKPMGDLGQLIFMEWDARDKDSIQRAVANSNVVINLVGREWETSNYKFEDVFVNIPQQIAKASREAGVKKFVHVSHLNADIRSCSKYLRNKAVGESVVRDEFPDAVIIKPSEFFGREDRFFNHYINMRWFGRATPLISRGKKTIKQPCHVADVAHAVVNVVRDPDSNGQTYALAGPGRFLLHDLVRYVYDETHRVFLAYNMPRPLYHLAARFFELNPFEPWITRDKIDRFHTTDMEYPDLPGFEDLGIKPSSVQEKAIDVVRVHRRYRYLEAERGDTRPLKPVDF; from the exons ATGGCGGCTGTCACTTTGGTTAGCCGTCCTGCTGGTGTCCTTCCGAGGCTTTCCA GAACCTGCTGTCCGGTGTTGCAGGCAGCTGGGCCCGTCGCGATTCAGCACAGGAAGATCCACCATGCACTGATCCCTAAAGGCAAAGGTGGCCGCTCATCCTTCAGCGGAGTAGCGGCCACGGTGTTCGGGGCCACAGGCTTCCTCGGCCGATATGTTGTTAATCGACTCG GAAGGATAGGCTCTCAGATCGTGATCCCATACAGATGCGATGAGTATGACCTCATGCATCTCAAACCCATGGGGGATCTCGGTCAGCTCATCTTTATG GAGTGGGATGCAAGAGATAAAGATTCAATCCAAAGAGCAGTTGCTAACTCCAATGTTGTAATCAATTTGGTGGGAAGAGAGTGGGAGACCAG CAACTATAAGTTCGAGGATGTGTTCGTAAACATCCCTCAGCAGATTGCAAAGGCATCACGGGAAGCTGGAGTCAAAAAGTTTGTCCATGTGTCCCATCTAAATGCAGACATTCGCAGTTGCTCAAAATACCTGCGGAACAAG GCTGTGGGAGAGTCTGTTGTGAGGGACGAATTCCCAGATGCTGTCATCATTAAACCATCTGAGTTCTTTGGGAGAGAAGACCGATTTTTCAACCATTATATCA ACATGCGTTGGTTCGGCAGGGCTACACCTCTTATATCCAGGGGCAAGAAAACCATCAAGCAGCCTTGCCAT GTGGCTGATGTTGCCCATGCCGTTGTGAATGTGGTGAGAGATCCTGATTCTAATGGACAAACATATGCATTAGCTGG GCCAGGCCGATTCCTGCTGCATGACCTAGTGAGGTACGTCTATGATGAAACTCACAGGGTCTTCCTGGCCTACAACATGCCACGTCCGCTCTACCA TCTTGCCGCAAGGTTTTTTGAGCTAAATCCCTTTGAGCCCTGGATAACTCGTGATAAAATTGATCGG TTCCACACGACGGACATGGAGTATCCTGATCTGCCAGGGTTTGAAGACCTGGGCATCAAACCTTCTTCTGTGCAAGAGAAAGCCATCGACGTTGTGCGTGTCCATCGCCGCTACCGTTATTTGGAAGCAGAGCGTGGGGACACGAGGCCACTCAAACCTGTCGACTTCTAA
- the dyrk4 gene encoding dual specificity tyrosine-phosphorylation-regulated kinase 4 isoform X3, which translates to MGPWVHMEDKQREQSRAEAARPEGFPHPQRPQVEGTRLGSNRSLSQKCRTGTGTLPQLDPPVKQVVVTNGKLLHQSDGTLPNIVKQLVQNVQQSQEERMRPRPQFPTRFGSSVDNISESLTRSIINKFEKIRTYEGQRLPMSPSAALKHFQKQLSLYEQVEIVDYSEIWYLGLDAKKIEGTQETPNNSGYDDEHGNYLKVLHDHVAYRYEVLEVIGKGSFGQVLKCLDHKTNETVAIKVIRNKKRFHQQALVELKILDAVRRRDRDNCHNVIHMKEYFTFRGHLCISFELLGANLYELIKKNNFQGFSVALIRRFAHSLLKCLQMLHREKIIHCDLKPENILLCQRGQGNIKVVDFGSSCYEQQRVYTYIQSRFYRSPEVILGHPYSMAIDMWSLGCILAELYTGYPLFPGESEVEQIACIMEVLGLPPNDFVLTASRRRLFFDSKGNPRNITNSKGKKRRPDSKDLGSVLKTNDAMFLDFIQRCLVWDPTKRMTPDEAIQHEWIHEGRLNKLRPKTRPIRRPGEIENNYEYTFRRTATNRTGENSGPEDRRKRENTARGDLVESTERPRPIGASAEEDPSEGMAKSEMTDNKDSHTDSEPQSKPESDPEAKSDSGERTVEIILKPQSESSSDSEGQEPHHLPPVI; encoded by the exons ATGGGCCCCTGGGTACACATGGAGGACAAGCAAagagagcagagcagagcagag GCGGCCAGACCAGAGGGTTTTCCTCACCCGCAGAGGCCTCAGGTGGAAGGTACACGCCTGGGATCCAACCGCAGTCTCTCCCAG AAGTGCAGGACGGGGACTGGCACTTTGCCTCAGCTCGATCCACCAGTCAAGCAGGTGGTGGTGACCAATGGCAAACTCCTCCACCAATCAGATGGAACCTTACCCAACATTGTAAAACAGCTGGTGCAGAATGTCCAACAAAGTCAG GAGGAAAGGATGAGGCCAAGACCTCAGTTCCCCACACGCTTTGGCTCCTCGGTGGACAACATCTCAGAGTCGTTAACCAGAAGTATCATTAACAAGTTTGAGAAGATCCGGACCTATGAGGGACAGAGGCTGCCCATGTCTCCATCAG CTGCCCTGAAGCATTTTCAGAAGCAGCTTTCGCTATATGAGCAAGTGGAGATCGTGGATTACTCTGAGATCTGGTACTTGGGATTGGACGCCAAGAAGATTGAAGGCACTCAGGAAACTCCAAACAATTCTGGATACGATGATGAGCATGGAAACTACCTCAAG GTGCTTCATGACCACGTCGCCTACCGCTACGAAGTGTTGGAAGTGATTGGGAAAGGTTCCTTTGGACAGGTCCTCAAGTGCCTGGACCATAAAACAAATGAGACGGTGGCCATCAAGGTCATTCGCAACAAGAAGAG GTTCCACCAACAGGCTCTGGTGGAGCTGAAGATCCTGGATGCCGTGCGGAGGAGGGACCGCGACAACTGCCATAACGTCATCCACATGAAGGAGTACTTCACCTTTCGCGGCCACCTCTGCATCTCCTTCGAGCTGCTCGG AGCAAACCTGTACGAACTGATCAAAAAGAACAACTTCCAAGGCTTCAGTGTGGCTTTGATCCGGCGCTTTGCCCACTCTCTGCTCAAGTGCCTGCAGATGCTTCACCGAGAGAAAATTATCCACTGTGACCTCAAACCG GAGAATATTCTGCTCTGCCAACGAGGGCAAGGGAATATCAAGGTGGTCGACTTTGGCTCAAGCTGCTACGAGCAACAGAGAG TGTACACGTACATCCAGAGTCGTTTCTACCGCTCCCCAGAGGTGATCCTCGGCCACCCCTACAGCATGGCCATAGACATGTGGAGTTTGGGCTGCATTCTGGCTGAGCTGTACACGGGCTACCCGCTCTTTCCTGGAGAGAGCGAGGTGGAGCAGATCGCCTGCATCATGGAG GTTCTGGGCTTGCCTCCAAACGATTTTGTTCTGACGGCATCCAGGAGAAGGCTCTTCTTTG ACTCCAAAGGAAACCCCAGAAACATCACCAATAGCAAGGGGAAAAAACGCAGACCCGACTCCAAGGACCTTGGCAGTGTACTGAAAACCAACGATGCAATGTTTCTGGACTTCATACAACGCTGTCTAGT GTGGGACCCAACTAAGCGCATGACTCCGGATGAGGCCATACAGCACGAGTGGATCCACGAGGGACGCCTGAACAAACTCCGCCCTAAAACACGACCCATCAGGAGACCTGGGGAGATTGAAAACAATTACGAGTACACATTTCGAAGAACAGCCACAAACAGGACCG GAGAAAATTCTGGTCCAGAAGACAGACGGAAACGAGAGAACACAGCCAGAGGAGACCTGGTGGAGTCCACCGAGCGCCCGAGACCCATCGGAGCATCTGCAGAGGAGGACCCCAGCGAAGGAATGGCCAAGAGTGAGATGACAGACAACAAGGACAGCCACACAGACAGCGAGCCCCAGAGCAAGCCTGAGAGTGACCCAGAGGCCAAGTCCGACAGTGGGGAGCGCACCGTCGAAATCATCCTCAAACCTCAGTCCGAATCAAGCTCGGACTCGGAGGGGCAGGAGCCTCACCATCTACCACCTGTCATTTAA
- the dyrk4 gene encoding dual specificity tyrosine-phosphorylation-regulated kinase 4 isoform X2, with the protein MWEDGTSPTCCCFDFLWSVWGSQNHRHRRVQPEAARPEGFPHPQRPQVEGTRLGSNRSLSQKCRTGTGTLPQLDPPVKQVVVTNGKLLHQSDGTLPNIVKQLVQNVQQSQEERMRPRPQFPTRFGSSVDNISESLTRSIINKFEKIRTYEGQRLPMSPSAALKHFQKQLSLYEQVEIVDYSEIWYLGLDAKKIEGTQETPNNSGYDDEHGNYLKVLHDHVAYRYEVLEVIGKGSFGQVLKCLDHKTNETVAIKVIRNKKRFHQQALVELKILDAVRRRDRDNCHNVIHMKEYFTFRGHLCISFELLGANLYELIKKNNFQGFSVALIRRFAHSLLKCLQMLHREKIIHCDLKPENILLCQRGQGNIKVVDFGSSCYEQQRVYTYIQSRFYRSPEVILGHPYSMAIDMWSLGCILAELYTGYPLFPGESEVEQIACIMEVLGLPPNDFVLTASRRRLFFDSKGNPRNITNSKGKKRRPDSKDLGSVLKTNDAMFLDFIQRCLVWDPTKRMTPDEAIQHEWIHEGRLNKLRPKTRPIRRPGEIENNYEYTFRRTATNRTGENSGPEDRRKRENTARGDLVESTERPRPIGASAEEDPSEGMAKSEMTDNKDSHTDSEPQSKPESDPEAKSDSGERTVEIILKPQSESSSDSEGQEPHHLPPVI; encoded by the exons ATGTGGGAAGATGGGACTTCACCAACCTGCTGTTGCTTTGACTTCCTCTGGAGCGTCTGGGGCAGCCAGAACCACAGACACAGGAGGGTGCAGCCAGAG GCGGCCAGACCAGAGGGTTTTCCTCACCCGCAGAGGCCTCAGGTGGAAGGTACACGCCTGGGATCCAACCGCAGTCTCTCCCAG AAGTGCAGGACGGGGACTGGCACTTTGCCTCAGCTCGATCCACCAGTCAAGCAGGTGGTGGTGACCAATGGCAAACTCCTCCACCAATCAGATGGAACCTTACCCAACATTGTAAAACAGCTGGTGCAGAATGTCCAACAAAGTCAG GAGGAAAGGATGAGGCCAAGACCTCAGTTCCCCACACGCTTTGGCTCCTCGGTGGACAACATCTCAGAGTCGTTAACCAGAAGTATCATTAACAAGTTTGAGAAGATCCGGACCTATGAGGGACAGAGGCTGCCCATGTCTCCATCAG CTGCCCTGAAGCATTTTCAGAAGCAGCTTTCGCTATATGAGCAAGTGGAGATCGTGGATTACTCTGAGATCTGGTACTTGGGATTGGACGCCAAGAAGATTGAAGGCACTCAGGAAACTCCAAACAATTCTGGATACGATGATGAGCATGGAAACTACCTCAAG GTGCTTCATGACCACGTCGCCTACCGCTACGAAGTGTTGGAAGTGATTGGGAAAGGTTCCTTTGGACAGGTCCTCAAGTGCCTGGACCATAAAACAAATGAGACGGTGGCCATCAAGGTCATTCGCAACAAGAAGAG GTTCCACCAACAGGCTCTGGTGGAGCTGAAGATCCTGGATGCCGTGCGGAGGAGGGACCGCGACAACTGCCATAACGTCATCCACATGAAGGAGTACTTCACCTTTCGCGGCCACCTCTGCATCTCCTTCGAGCTGCTCGG AGCAAACCTGTACGAACTGATCAAAAAGAACAACTTCCAAGGCTTCAGTGTGGCTTTGATCCGGCGCTTTGCCCACTCTCTGCTCAAGTGCCTGCAGATGCTTCACCGAGAGAAAATTATCCACTGTGACCTCAAACCG GAGAATATTCTGCTCTGCCAACGAGGGCAAGGGAATATCAAGGTGGTCGACTTTGGCTCAAGCTGCTACGAGCAACAGAGAG TGTACACGTACATCCAGAGTCGTTTCTACCGCTCCCCAGAGGTGATCCTCGGCCACCCCTACAGCATGGCCATAGACATGTGGAGTTTGGGCTGCATTCTGGCTGAGCTGTACACGGGCTACCCGCTCTTTCCTGGAGAGAGCGAGGTGGAGCAGATCGCCTGCATCATGGAG GTTCTGGGCTTGCCTCCAAACGATTTTGTTCTGACGGCATCCAGGAGAAGGCTCTTCTTTG ACTCCAAAGGAAACCCCAGAAACATCACCAATAGCAAGGGGAAAAAACGCAGACCCGACTCCAAGGACCTTGGCAGTGTACTGAAAACCAACGATGCAATGTTTCTGGACTTCATACAACGCTGTCTAGT GTGGGACCCAACTAAGCGCATGACTCCGGATGAGGCCATACAGCACGAGTGGATCCACGAGGGACGCCTGAACAAACTCCGCCCTAAAACACGACCCATCAGGAGACCTGGGGAGATTGAAAACAATTACGAGTACACATTTCGAAGAACAGCCACAAACAGGACCG GAGAAAATTCTGGTCCAGAAGACAGACGGAAACGAGAGAACACAGCCAGAGGAGACCTGGTGGAGTCCACCGAGCGCCCGAGACCCATCGGAGCATCTGCAGAGGAGGACCCCAGCGAAGGAATGGCCAAGAGTGAGATGACAGACAACAAGGACAGCCACACAGACAGCGAGCCCCAGAGCAAGCCTGAGAGTGACCCAGAGGCCAAGTCCGACAGTGGGGAGCGCACCGTCGAAATCATCCTCAAACCTCAGTCCGAATCAAGCTCGGACTCGGAGGGGCAGGAGCCTCACCATCTACCACCTGTCATTTAA
- the dyrk4 gene encoding dual specificity tyrosine-phosphorylation-regulated kinase 4 isoform X4, with amino-acid sequence MFPEINNKAARPEGFPHPQRPQVEGTRLGSNRSLSQKCRTGTGTLPQLDPPVKQVVVTNGKLLHQSDGTLPNIVKQLVQNVQQSQEERMRPRPQFPTRFGSSVDNISESLTRSIINKFEKIRTYEGQRLPMSPSAALKHFQKQLSLYEQVEIVDYSEIWYLGLDAKKIEGTQETPNNSGYDDEHGNYLKVLHDHVAYRYEVLEVIGKGSFGQVLKCLDHKTNETVAIKVIRNKKRFHQQALVELKILDAVRRRDRDNCHNVIHMKEYFTFRGHLCISFELLGANLYELIKKNNFQGFSVALIRRFAHSLLKCLQMLHREKIIHCDLKPENILLCQRGQGNIKVVDFGSSCYEQQRVYTYIQSRFYRSPEVILGHPYSMAIDMWSLGCILAELYTGYPLFPGESEVEQIACIMEVLGLPPNDFVLTASRRRLFFDSKGNPRNITNSKGKKRRPDSKDLGSVLKTNDAMFLDFIQRCLVWDPTKRMTPDEAIQHEWIHEGRLNKLRPKTRPIRRPGEIENNYEYTFRRTATNRTGENSGPEDRRKRENTARGDLVESTERPRPIGASAEEDPSEGMAKSEMTDNKDSHTDSEPQSKPESDPEAKSDSGERTVEIILKPQSESSSDSEGQEPHHLPPVI; translated from the exons ATGTTTCCTGAAATCAACAACAAG GCGGCCAGACCAGAGGGTTTTCCTCACCCGCAGAGGCCTCAGGTGGAAGGTACACGCCTGGGATCCAACCGCAGTCTCTCCCAG AAGTGCAGGACGGGGACTGGCACTTTGCCTCAGCTCGATCCACCAGTCAAGCAGGTGGTGGTGACCAATGGCAAACTCCTCCACCAATCAGATGGAACCTTACCCAACATTGTAAAACAGCTGGTGCAGAATGTCCAACAAAGTCAG GAGGAAAGGATGAGGCCAAGACCTCAGTTCCCCACACGCTTTGGCTCCTCGGTGGACAACATCTCAGAGTCGTTAACCAGAAGTATCATTAACAAGTTTGAGAAGATCCGGACCTATGAGGGACAGAGGCTGCCCATGTCTCCATCAG CTGCCCTGAAGCATTTTCAGAAGCAGCTTTCGCTATATGAGCAAGTGGAGATCGTGGATTACTCTGAGATCTGGTACTTGGGATTGGACGCCAAGAAGATTGAAGGCACTCAGGAAACTCCAAACAATTCTGGATACGATGATGAGCATGGAAACTACCTCAAG GTGCTTCATGACCACGTCGCCTACCGCTACGAAGTGTTGGAAGTGATTGGGAAAGGTTCCTTTGGACAGGTCCTCAAGTGCCTGGACCATAAAACAAATGAGACGGTGGCCATCAAGGTCATTCGCAACAAGAAGAG GTTCCACCAACAGGCTCTGGTGGAGCTGAAGATCCTGGATGCCGTGCGGAGGAGGGACCGCGACAACTGCCATAACGTCATCCACATGAAGGAGTACTTCACCTTTCGCGGCCACCTCTGCATCTCCTTCGAGCTGCTCGG AGCAAACCTGTACGAACTGATCAAAAAGAACAACTTCCAAGGCTTCAGTGTGGCTTTGATCCGGCGCTTTGCCCACTCTCTGCTCAAGTGCCTGCAGATGCTTCACCGAGAGAAAATTATCCACTGTGACCTCAAACCG GAGAATATTCTGCTCTGCCAACGAGGGCAAGGGAATATCAAGGTGGTCGACTTTGGCTCAAGCTGCTACGAGCAACAGAGAG TGTACACGTACATCCAGAGTCGTTTCTACCGCTCCCCAGAGGTGATCCTCGGCCACCCCTACAGCATGGCCATAGACATGTGGAGTTTGGGCTGCATTCTGGCTGAGCTGTACACGGGCTACCCGCTCTTTCCTGGAGAGAGCGAGGTGGAGCAGATCGCCTGCATCATGGAG GTTCTGGGCTTGCCTCCAAACGATTTTGTTCTGACGGCATCCAGGAGAAGGCTCTTCTTTG ACTCCAAAGGAAACCCCAGAAACATCACCAATAGCAAGGGGAAAAAACGCAGACCCGACTCCAAGGACCTTGGCAGTGTACTGAAAACCAACGATGCAATGTTTCTGGACTTCATACAACGCTGTCTAGT GTGGGACCCAACTAAGCGCATGACTCCGGATGAGGCCATACAGCACGAGTGGATCCACGAGGGACGCCTGAACAAACTCCGCCCTAAAACACGACCCATCAGGAGACCTGGGGAGATTGAAAACAATTACGAGTACACATTTCGAAGAACAGCCACAAACAGGACCG GAGAAAATTCTGGTCCAGAAGACAGACGGAAACGAGAGAACACAGCCAGAGGAGACCTGGTGGAGTCCACCGAGCGCCCGAGACCCATCGGAGCATCTGCAGAGGAGGACCCCAGCGAAGGAATGGCCAAGAGTGAGATGACAGACAACAAGGACAGCCACACAGACAGCGAGCCCCAGAGCAAGCCTGAGAGTGACCCAGAGGCCAAGTCCGACAGTGGGGAGCGCACCGTCGAAATCATCCTCAAACCTCAGTCCGAATCAAGCTCGGACTCGGAGGGGCAGGAGCCTCACCATCTACCACCTGTCATTTAA